GTTGATGATGCCCATTCAATAGGTGTCCTTGGTGAATGCGGAAGGGGAACGGCAAATTATTTTGGTGTTGAAAAGGATGTTGATTTAATAATGGGAACATTCAGTAAATCCTTTGCAAGTCTTGGTGGTTTTATTGCCGGTGATGAGGATGTTATATTTTACATTCAGCACGTTGCAAGGTCTTTTATTTTCAGTGCAGCAATCTCACCACCGAATCTTGCAAGTGCATTAAAGGCACTTGAAATTATGCAAAAAGAGCCCGAGAGAATTGAGAATTTAAAAAGAGTATCTGAAAAATGGAGAAACGGTTTAAAATCACTTGGATTTGATATAGGGAAAACCCAAACTCCAATTGTTCCTGTATATATGAGGGATAAATGGAAAACAGTTTATATGTGGAAAGAACTTTTAGAAGAAGGTATTTATGTTAATCCTGTTGTTCCACCAGGTGTTCCGCCGGGTGATTCACTTTTAAGAACAAGTTGTATGGCAACCCATACAGATGAGCATATAGAAAAGGGTCTTGAAATTTTCAAAAAGGTTGGGAAAAAATTAGGAGTTATATAATTATTTAAAGATAAATGCTGATTTTATAAGTTTATATTTCCCCTTATTTAAATTTGCCTCAATTGCCTTTTTATAATCCTCTATTTTAAATTTATGGGTTAAAAGATTTTTTAAACTTATCTTTTTATTTTTTAATAAATCAATGGCAATTTCATAGCATCTTTTTCTTTCATTTAAATAATTTTCAGTGCTTGAAGAATTTGTTCCTATAAGTTTTGCCTCTTTAAACCAGAGTAATGTTAAATCAATAAAACTAAAAATTCCAAATGTTCCTATTAAAACAATTTTTCCACCAGGTTTTATCCATCTCAAAGAATTTTCTATCATATTTTTATTTCCAGTGCATTCAAAAATTATATCAAATCCTGAATTTAAAAATTCTTTTCCTAAAATTGGTTTTAAAATTTTTGAATCTGTTATTTCAGCAAATTTCTTTAAATAATCTTCTTTTAAATATATAACTTCTGCAAAATCCTTTATCTTTTCTGCTTGAAATTCATACTTTGCTAAAACAAAAATTTTTGATTTACTAAGAAGTGCCCTTAAAGCATAAACCGCACAAATTCCTATTGTTCCTGCACCTATAATCAAAACTTTATCAGTATCATCTGGAAAATTTCTTATAACCGGGTGAAGGGCAGAACAGAAAGAATCAATTAAAATTGCATCTTCATCTGAGATTTCTTCAGGTATTTTAAAAGTCTGGAATTCATTTGCAATAAAATATTCACTCCAAGAACCAGAGGTGTTTCTGCATGCCCCTATTATAATTCCTTCACTTAATTTACCTTTCTCAGAAAAATTCAAACATCTTGAATATTCACCCTTTTTACAGTTTTCACATAAATTTTCTATTTCCTTTGCCCTGCATGATAAAACAGGGTCAACTATAACTCTATCTCCCTTTTTAAAATTTTGAGCATCTTCACTTTTTTCATAAACAATTCCAACATTTTCATGCCCTATAACAAAAGGAGAAGAAGAGTAAGGTGATAGGGTAGGTGAGTCCTTTAAAGTGATTAAATTTATATCACTTCCACATATTCCACCATAAATTGTTTTTATTTTTAAATATTTTCCCCCTGGTATCTCAGGCTCTTTTATTTCTGTAAGTTTGGTACAGGAAAAAAATGAATAATAAAATGATTTATTCAATTTACCAAGAATTTTAGTTAAAAAATACTTTGGGACGCTTTCTTCAAAGATTATTGCTTTCATATCATCTTACACCCATTAGAATATGAAGTCTATCACTAAATTTAAAACCATATTTTTTTGATAATTCAAAAACCATCCTTTTTCTTTCCATTAATTCCTTAATATTTTTTGACTCTGGCATTAGATATATTCTCCTTTTATCTATTCCTAACTTTTCTTTCAAATCAAGAACTTCGTATATATCTTCCTCTTTTTTTATTACAAACTTAAAAATTGCTTTTTCCCTCTCATTAAAACTTTTTAAAACATTTATCTTTATCCTCTTTCCATAAGGCTCACCTGAATTAGAAAGTTTTGGAGATACATTAAAATGAACATCTTGAGGTAAAAAACTTTCTATTGTACCATTAGTCTCAACCTCTATTAAAAATCTTTTGGCAAGAAGATTTTCAACAAGAGGAAAAAAAAATTTTTCCCACAAAAGAGGCTCCCCTCCTGTAATTACAATATGATTAATATTATATTTTAAAATTTTTTCTTCAATTTCCTTTAAACTCATCCTTTTATATATAATCTTTCCCTTCCATGTATAATCAGTATCACAGAAGGAACACCTTAAATTACAGAAGGCAAGCCTTAAAAAAACTGCCCTTTTACCTATAAAAGGTCCTTCACCCTGAATTGATTCAAAAATTTCTGAAACTGGTAAATTATTCAAAATAAATTGCTTGTGAAAAGGGGGTTTCCTCTATCTTAACTGATTTAACATTCAACCCCCTTTCCTTCAATTTATAATATGCCCATTTTGAAAGATTTTCACAGGTTGGATTAAAGGGTAAATTTATAACTCCCTTTATATCCTTTACTCTTTCATCCTTTTCATGTTTAAAGAAAACATGATCAGGAAAAATTTCCTTTATTATCCTTTCAAGTTCCTCAAAATCCATTCCCATTCCAATTTCATCAAGTTTATCAAATAAAACTTCAACTTCTATCCAGAAAGTATGACCATGGGGAAAATTACATTTCCCTTCATAATTAAATAACATATGACCTATTTCCCTTTTTATTCTTTTTTTTAAAATCCAGGGCATTTATACATCAATCAGTCTTCTTATTCTCTTTTCATCTGATCCTTTTAAATAATCAGGTTTTCTTAACCTCCTTTTCCTTTTAGCATTTTTGCTTCCTGCAAGATGTGAATGAAAAGCATGATAGTATTTAACCTTCCCTTTTTTTGTTAATTTAAATCTTTTTTTTGCTGTTTTTTTTGATTTTAACTTTGGCATTTTTTCTCCTTAGAACTTTTTAAGGGAATAGAACCCTTAAGACTTTCTGTAAATTATCCTTCCCCTTGTAAGATCGTAGGGAGAAAGCTCTATCACAACTCTATCACCAGGCAATATCTTTATAAAATTCAGCCTCATCTTACCTGAAAGATGACATAAAACAAGGGGACCTGAATCAAGCTTAACCCTGAACATTGTATTAGGTAAAACTTCCTGAACAGTTCCCTCCATTCTTATTACACCCTTTTTTGCCATAATTTTTCCTCCCTTAATCCAATGTAGTTAAAATAACAGGCTCATCATCAATCAAAACAGTATGCTCAAAATGAGCAGAAGGCTTTCCATCAAGCGTAACAATAGTCCATTTATCTCTTAAGACCTTAACTTCATGGGTACCCATATTTACCATAGGCTCAATTGCAATAACAAGCCCTTTTTTTAATAAAGGGCCCTCTCCTCTTTTACCATAATTAGGAATAATTGGCTCCTCATGTAGATAGTGTCCAACTCCGTGACCCGCAAGTTCTCTTACAACACTAAAACCTTCACATTCGACTAAACTCTGGATTTCAAAACCAATATCACCTACCCTGTTACCCGCTCTTGCCTTTTCAATCCCTGCATAAAGGGCTTTCTCAGTAACCTGAAGCAATTTATCTAATTTACCATTTACTTTTCCCACCTTATATGTTTTAGCTCCGTCTCCAAAAAACCCATTTTTATTAACACCCACATCTATTTTAACAATACTTCCTTCTTCTAAAATCTTATTTTCAGAGGGTATTCCATGAACAACCTCCTCATTTATAGAAATACAGGAAGAGGCAGGATAACCCTTATAGCCAAGAAATGCTGGAAAGCCTCCCATTTTTCTTATCATCCTGTCAATTATATCATTTAACTTTTTTGTCGATATTCCGGGTTTTATATACTCTTCTATATCATAAAGAACCTTTGCAACTATTTTTGATGCTTTTTTTATATTCTCTATCTCTTCTCTTGATTTTAAGATTATCATAGAAAAATTTCTTTAATTTTACTCTCTATTTCTTCCGCTTTTCCTTTTCCATCAATTACATGAAGAATTCCTCTTTTTTTGTAATAATCAACAAGGGGATATGTGTTTTCTCTAAAAACACTTAGTCTTTTTCTTATAACTTCTTCCTTATCATCATCTCTTGTAATCAATTTAACATCACACTCATCACAAACTTCATCTTTTTCTGGTGGATTAAAAATAAGATTGTAAATTCTATTACACTTTGGACAAACCCTTCTTGAAGAAAGCCTCCTTATTATTTCCTCATCATCCACATCAAAATATATAACATGAGTTAAACTTTTATTTAATTTTTTTAAAATAATATCAAGACCCTCTGCCTGAGGTATTGTTCTCGGAAATCCATCAAGAATAAACTCATTTAGATCTCTTATAGCTTCTTCAACAATTTTCAACATAATTTCATCAGGAACAAGGGTTCCCTCATCCATATATTTTTTAGCAAGTTTTCCAAGCTCAGTCCCTCTTTTAACATTATCTCTCAAAAGATCACCGGTTGCAATTACAGGAATATTGTAATCCTCTGATATTTTCTTTGCCTGTGTTCCTTTACCTGCTCCGGGTGGTCCAAGGAATAAAACTCTCATTAACCTCTTCTTCCTCTGAATCTACCTTTCTGTAATAAACCTTCATACTGTCTTGTCAAAAGATGGGATTCTATCTGCTGAAGCGTGTCCTGTGCAACACCTATTATTATTAAAAGCCTTGTCCCACCAAAATAAAAGGGAACATTTGTAATTTTTGAAATATAATAAGGCAAAATAGCAATAAGGGCTATAAAAATTCCTCCGGGAAGAAGTATCCTTTTTAAAACATTATCAATATATTCAGCAGTTTTATCTCCAGGTCTAACTCCAGGAATAAAACCTGAGAATTTCTGTAAGTTATCAGCTATATCTTTTGGATTTAGAATTACTGCTGTATAGAAATAATTAAAAAATATTATAAGAATTCCATAAACTAAATCATAAAGTAAGTGTCCTGGGTTGAAAAGCTGGGTGTATATCATAATGTCCTGTAATTGCGGAAAAAAGGAACCAAGTGAATAGGGTAAAATCATTAAACTCTGGGCAAAAATTATTGCCATTACACCAGCAGTTGTCATTTTAAGGGGTAAATGAGTTGAGGCTCCTCCATAAACTTTTCTTCCAATTATTCTCCTTGCATACTGAACAGGAATTTTTCTTGAGGATAAATTCATAAAAACTATTGCATAGGTGATTAAAAATAATATAGCACCTGCAAATATAATTGCTGCAAGGGATATTGCTCCATTTTTTAAAAGCCCAAAAGTCTGAAATACTTCCTGTGGAACTGTATCAAGGGAACCCACAAAAATTAAAAGGGAAGCCCCATTTCCTATACCCCTATCTGTAATCTGTTCACCCAGCCACATACAAAAAACTGCTCCTGCTGAAAGTGTAATAACTGTTAAAAGAGTAAAACCAATTCCAGGATGTGGAACAATCGGTAGTCCTGAGGGAGAAGTAAATCTTGTTAGAAGCGAAGAAATTCCAAAAGATTGAATTGCAGCAACTAAAACTGTTAAATATCTTGTCCATTGCTCTATCCTCCTTCTCCCTGCTTCTCCTTCTCTCTGAATTTTTTCGAGATAAGGAACAGAAGTAGTTAAAATCTGGAATATAATTGAAGCAGAAATATAAGGCATTATTCCAATACCTAAAATAGAAGCTCTTGATAAAGCACCACCAACAAACAAATCAAAAAGACCAAGGAAAGAACCCCTTAATTGCTGGGCAAATAGTTCTCCAAGGGCTCTTGTATCAATCCCGGGAATAGGAATATGGGTTCCAAGTCTGAAAATTATAAGAACAATAGCAGTAAATAAAAATCTTTCCTTTAAATCCTTTATTTTAAAAAGATTTTTAATCCTCTCAATTGCAGGTTCAGATGCCATTTTTTAATTTATAAATTTAACCTCTCCCCCAGCTTTACAAATCTTTTCAATTGCCTTTTTTGAAGCCTTATGAACATAGACCTTTAAAGGGAAATTAATTTCCCCTTTAGAAAGAAGTTTAACTTTTAAGTTCTTTCTCAAAAGTCTCCTTTTTTCCATCTCTTCATAGGTTGCTTCCTCACCCTCTTTGAATTTTCTCACAAGATCCCTTATGTTTATAACTTCATATTTTTCAGCAAAAGGATTATTAAAACCTACTTTTGGTAACCTTCTGTAAATGGGCATCTGTCCTCCTTCAAATTCTGGCCCTTTTTCCTTACCTGACCTTGATTTTGCTCCCTTATGACCTCTACCTGAAGTTTTACCATGACCTGAACCAATACCTCTTCCAACTCTTTTTCTTTTTTTAACAGAACCTTTTGCAGGTTTTAATTTACTTAAATCAAGCATTATATTTCCTCCTTTTTAATTCAGTTATCGGGAATTTTTAATTTTAACTTATTATTATAAAAAAACTTTTTAAAATTTTCAAGCTATTAATTTAAATTTGACTTTTTTTAAGTAAAATTTTAAAATAAAATTAATGGGAAGATTACCTCCCCCTTTTAAAATTTTCATCATATATTTAATCATAGGGGGATTCTGGATAATTTTTAGCGATAAAATTACATATTTAATTTTCAGAGAACCTGATTTATATCTATTGGTTCAGCATTTCAAAGGAATTTTCTATATATTAACAAGTGGAATAATTTTTATGTTTATCATAAATTTTTATTTCAAAAGATTAGAAGAGGAAAAGGAAAAATTAGAATCAATTATTAAAAATTCACCCCTTGCAATATTTATTTCTGAAGATTCCAAAATAATATTTTTAAACCCCTCTCTTTTAAAAATTCTCGGATATTCTGAAGAAGAAATTAAAGAAAAAAAATTAGAAGATTTAATATCAAAAGAGGAAATTGAAAATTTTAAGAGCAAGTCAAAAGAGACTCTTGAAGGAAAGATAAATAATTTTTCATCAAAATTCCTTAGAAAAGATGGTGAAATTATAGATGTAGAAATCTGGCAAATTAAACTTAAAATTAAAAATAAAAAGAAACTCCTTAATATATGTGTTGACATTACTGAAAAATTAAAATTAATAGAAGAAAAAGAAAAATTAAAAGAATATTACTATGAAATCTCAAAAACGGAAGCAATAGGTAAAATAGCAAGTGGAATAGTCCATGACTTTAACAATTTACTTACAGCCATTTACGGTTTTTCAGAACTTTCCCTGATGGAAATAGGAGAAAAACACCCAGTTTCTAATAACCTTAAAGAGATAATAAATCTTGTTGAAAGGGGTTCAAATTTAACAAGAAATTTACTTGTTTTTTCAAAAAGGATTAACCCCGAATTTATGCCTTTAAATTTAAAGGAAATAGTGCCAGATTTTGTTAAAATTTTGAAAAGAGTTATAGGAGAAAAAATAAAAATTGAAATAGGTTTAGATGAGAATTTATGGTATATTTATGGAGACCGCACAAATATAGAACAGGTAATAATGAATATGGCAACAAATGCAAGGGATGCAATGCTTCCAGAAGGTGGTGTTTTTAAAATAAAAGCAGAGAATAAAATTATAGATGATAAAAAATTTGTATGTATTACCTTTGAGGATACAGGAAAAGGAATTAGTGAGGAAAATAAAACCAAAATTTTTGATGACTTTTTTACAACAAAAGAAAGAGGGACAGGGCTTGGGCTTTATATATGTGAAAATATTGTTAAAAAACACAATGGATTTATTAAGTTAGAAAGTGAAGTAGGAAAAGGAACAAAATTTTTTGTTTATTTTCCTGCTTATTTCTATAAAAAAGAAACCGAAGGAATTGAAGAAAAATATAAAGTTGAAATAAATGGAAAAAATAGGAAAGTTTTAATTTTAGAAGATGAAGAAGATATAAGAAACATTTTATCAAAACTATTAACTTCTCATAACTTTGAAGTTTTCTCCCTGTCAACTGCAAGGGAAGCAGAAAAATTGTTAGAAAAAAATATCAAATTTGATATAGTATTATCTGACCATGGATTACCGGATAAAAGTGGAATGGAGATTTGCGAAAAAATTAAAAATAAAATTCCAGAAGCAAAGATAATCTTAATTACAGGATATATAGATGCTGTTTTAAAAGAAAAAACATTGAAGGAAAAGGGATTTCACCTTATTTTTAAACCTTTTACCCCGAGTGAAGTGCTTGATTTAATAAAAACAATATCCCTTTAAATTAAAAACTAATTTTTGCTACTTTTCTCCTCTATCTCTTCAACCTCAACAAGATACTTAACCTTATCTATCATCCCCCTTATCTGGGGTGTATCTTTTTTAATAACAACTTGTCCTATTTTCTTTAATCCTAAAGCTAAAAGCGTTCTCTTTGCTCTCCAGTTAGCACCGATTCTTGATTTTATCTGTTTAATTTTTAAGTATTTCTCCTTCATACTAAGAAATCATAAATTTCCTTGTAACTCTTGAAAGAGGCAAACCTCTTTTCTTTGCAACTTCTCTCGGGTCTTTTAGCTGTGAAAGAGCATCCATAGTAGCCTGAGCAAGGTTACAGGGTGTGCTTGAACCAAGTGATTTTGTTAAAACATTTTTATACCCTGCAGCCTCAAGAATTGCACGAACTGTGTGGCAGGCAATGAGACCTGTTCCAGGGCCAGCTGGTTTTAAAAGAATTTTGGCAGCACCAACTTTACCTATAACCGGATGGGGAATTGTTCCGTTTATAATCGGAACCTTTATCATATTCTTTTTTGCCTTTTTTAAAGCCTTAGCAATTGCATCAGGAGTTTCAGTAGCTTTTCCATGACCTATTCCCACTCTACCATCTCCATCACCCACAGCAACCCAGGCGGATATTTTAAATCTCCTTCCACCTGTTACAACTTTTGCAACACGGGAAAGGCTTATTATATTTTCAATAAGGGTTCTTTCTTCTTCCATAGGTTTTTATTATACCTTTTTATTTTTCATTTTTTCAAGAACCTAAAGAAGATATTCAAAATAAGTGTTAAAATTATTGAAAGGAGAATAGAACTACCGAGAGGGAAATAAAATTTAAAATTTTCCTTTTCAATTACTATATCAAGGGGAAGTTTTGGAATACTTTTTATTGTTTCAATCTTTGAAAGTAAGTAAAAAATAAATCCTATTCCTATAAAGAAAAATCCTAAAAAAATAAAAAATTTAAAAAATTCCTCAAAAATTTTCATTCTGCCCAGAAAGGATGATACCCTTGAACAAACTCACTTGCTGACATCTTCTTTTTTCCTGAAGGCTGGAGTTCAAGTATTTCCACAGCACCTTTCCCACATAAAACAAAGAGTCTTGAACTATCAACAATTATCTTACCTATAGGACCATTATAATCAGGAACTTCTCTAACTCTATATATTTTTATATACTTACCATCAAAATGAGTTCTTGCACCAGGATTGGGTGATAGAGCATGAATGTGTCTCATAACAAGAAAAGCATCTTTTTTCCAGTAAATCCAGAGTTCATCCTCCTCAATTTTTTTAGCATAAGAACTTTCTCCTTTCTGAGGTTTTGGTTTTATTTCCCCCTTTTTATACTTACTGTATATTTCAGGGAAAATGCTTATAGCCTTTTCAGCTATTATTGATTCTATTTCCCCTCTTGTTTTTTCTCCTATTTCAATTTTTTCCTGATAAATTATTTTCCCTGTATCTATACCTTCATCCATTATAAAAAATGTAAAACCTGTTTCTTTTTCTCCATCCATCATTGCTCTTTCTAAGGGAGCAGCACCCCTATACTTAGGCAAAAGGGAAGGATGAAGATTTATAGCTCCATTTTTGGGCAAAGAAAGAAGCTCCTTGCCAAGGATCTGACCGAAATCTGTTAAAAGAATAACTTCAGGTTCAAACTTCTTGAGCTCACTTAAAAGCGCAGGATGATTTACATCATAGGGTTGAAAAATTCTTTCTTTTTTAATACCATGCTGGATAGCAAGTTCCTTAACCGGTGGAGGTGTAACCTTTAAACCTCTCCCCTGAGGTTTATCAGGGGAAGTAACAATAACATCAGGCTTTAATCCATTTTTAAGCATTGAAACGAATACCTTGGCAGCAAATTCACCTGTACCAAAAAATATAAATTTACCTTCAAACATAATTATAATTAGATTTTTTAGAATATTAAGGGGGTCTAACCCATTTATACTTTAATTTTCTTTTCCCTTGTATAAAAGTTCTTTCTAAATTGAGCAATTAAAATTCTTTTTGTTTCCCGGTCAAGCCTATCCCAAAACAAAACTCCATTAAGGTGGTCATACTCATGAAAAATAACCCTTGCTAAAAGTTCTTCAGCTTTTAAATCTTTTTCTTCCCCATCTATATTTATATATTTTAAATGAACACCTAAAGGTCTTTCAACTTCCGCATAAATCCCTGGTATTGAAAGACAACCTTCTTCCATAACACTTTTCCCCCATATATCAATAATAACTGGGTTTATTACAATAAGCGGCTTTTCATTCTCACCAAGAACCTTTCCTGAAACAACAAATAGGGAAATCTTTTCACCCACTTGATTTGCAGCAAGTCCTGCCCCATCATAAAATTCCATTGTATCAATCATTTCCTGTGCAAGTTTTTTAATATATTCATTTATCTTTTTAACAGGTTCTGCTTTTTCTCTTAAAATTGGATCTCCATAATACCTAAGTTCAAGAACTTTTTTCAACTTCTTTTACCTCCCCTATTTTCTTTCTTATTGAATTTTTTTCAAATTTAATAAGTGTTCCAGGACCTGTCCTTAACATAACCTCACTATCATCTACCTTAACTACAGTTCCTATTATTCCACCAAGAGTTATCACTTTATCGCCTTTCTTTAAAGAATTTATCATTTTCAATCTTTCCTTTTCTTCCTTTTGCTGCGGTCTTATAAAAAAAAGATACATAAAAACAAACATAAAAATTAAGGGAAAAAGAAAAATAAAAAATGTAGCAAAAGGGTTTAAAGTATCTTTACCGGTTTGCGAAATTAAACTAAAAATCATCTCCAAAAGTTAACCACCATTGCCAGGATCCGTAAAGTTTTTGCATATCCCATTTTTTAGCAAAATCAAGTTTTAAATAAAAATATCCAAAATCAAATCTAAAACCTATACCTAAATCCATAAGTAAATCCTTAGTTTTATAATTTCCATCTACTTTTTCAATAAGTTTAAAATTTTTAAAATCTTCTCTGTTTCCAAGTAATATTGCTTCCATAAATAATACACTCCTTATACCTCCAATTTCAAATGGAAGGAATCCAATTCTTAATCTATCAAGAAAGGGAATTCTAAGTTCAAAAGTTCCATAAATAAACTCTCTGCCCCATTTTGAAAAAAGATCGTATCCCCTCATCATGTAAGGTGAACCAATAAAATATGTAATTACCCTCTCACTACCTTCTATTTGACCAAAAAGAAATCTTGAAGCAAAATTTGACCTTGGTGTTAGTCTAAAATATTTTCTAAAATCAGCTTGAATCTCATAATAATTATAGTCACTTGAAAGCCCCTTGGTGAATCCTACACCGAAAAATTCACCATCCTTACTTCCGTTATAAAATCGGAAACTTCTATCATATATATATAAAAGGATATAATCATAAACCATAAAGGTTTCAAAGGTAATTCTTTCAAGCCTGTAATCAATAAGATACCGTTCTCTGTAACCGATATTAAAACCTGTCTCTATCCTATTAAAAATATCTAAAGGATAGGATATAAAAAGATTTGTACCAAGGTCTCTATCAAGGGCATCATATCTTTCAGATAAAGCATAATAAGGGAAATATTGGTACAGCTGAAAGAAGTAATCAGTTCTGTGTTTAAGATAAAAAACCCTTAAATCCCAGTTAGAGTTTAAAATGTCCTGTGATAGTTCTGTGAAAAATTCAATAACCCAATTACCAGGAATATCTGAAAAACCTAAGGTAACTCCTCCAAAATATCCATAAAGTGGAAAATATCCAAATCCAGCAATCACCCAGTCCGGAGTTAAAGTAACTGTATAATTCTTGTGAGTATAATCAACTTCTTTAAATTTTATAACTTTTTCCTCATGCAAAGGTACTTTTTCAGGCTTTAAGGAAGATATATCATTTATAACAAAAATATCATAACCCCCTTTCCATAAAAGGGAAATAGAAAGAGAATTTAAGCCTTTTGAATAAGAAACATCATGTATATAGGTTGGGAAGTTAGTCAATCTGTAAAGAGAATCTTTTTTAATATCATAAAAATATAGGTTTCTTAATCCTTCTGGATCATCATATAAAAAATAAATCCTGTCTCCTTGAAGATAAGGGTCGTCAATTTTTCCCAGGTAAGGCGACAATCTTTTAAAATTTCCTTTTAAAGGGTTATAAGAGAAAACTGCATAACTACCTAATTTATCTTCATAATTTCTATCGGATATAAAAATAATCAAAGTGTCATTTATAAAAAGAGGATTTCTATCATCAAATTTATCTTCCATTAAGGAGATAATTTCACCTGTATGGACATTATATAAATAAAGATCAGAAAAACCATCCTTCAATCCTGTAAAAACAATTTTAGACTCATCAGGAGAAAAGGAAGGCTCGTACCCTGCATCAAGCTCACGAAGTTCTCTTTTTATCACAGTTTTTCTTCTTTCAGTATCATAGACAAAAAGAACATCACTTTTACCACCTGAAGTAATAAAAACAAGGTATTTCCCATCACTTGAAAAAGAAAGACCTGGTCTTACAAGATGTAAATTCTCAAGAGAAGGGTTTTTTTGACCCGAAATTATTTTTTTAGATTTTCTTTTACCT
The sequence above is a segment of the candidate division WOR-3 bacterium genome. Coding sequences within it:
- the rpsE gene encoding 30S ribosomal protein S5, which translates into the protein MEEERTLIENIISLSRVAKVVTGGRRFKISAWVAVGDGDGRVGIGHGKATETPDAIAKALKKAKKNMIKVPIINGTIPHPVIGKVGAAKILLKPAGPGTGLIACHTVRAILEAAGYKNVLTKSLGSSTPCNLAQATMDALSQLKDPREVAKKRGLPLSRVTRKFMIS
- a CDS encoding DUF2905 family protein, with the translated sequence MKIFEEFFKFFIFLGFFFIGIGFIFYLLSKIETIKSIPKLPLDIVIEKENFKFYFPLGSSILLSIILTLILNIFFRFLKK
- the fmt gene encoding methionyl-tRNA formyltransferase, whose translation is MFEGKFIFFGTGEFAAKVFVSMLKNGLKPDVIVTSPDKPQGRGLKVTPPPVKELAIQHGIKKERIFQPYDVNHPALLSELKKFEPEVILLTDFGQILGKELLSLPKNGAINLHPSLLPKYRGAAPLERAMMDGEKETGFTFFIMDEGIDTGKIIYQEKIEIGEKTRGEIESIIAEKAISIFPEIYSKYKKGEIKPKPQKGESSYAKKIEEDELWIYWKKDAFLVMRHIHALSPNPGARTHFDGKYIKIYRVREVPDYNGPIGKIIVDSSRLFVLCGKGAVEILELQPSGKKKMSASEFVQGYHPFWAE
- the def gene encoding peptide deformylase produces the protein MKKVLELRYYGDPILREKAEPVKKINEYIKKLAQEMIDTMEFYDGAGLAANQVGEKISLFVVSGKVLGENEKPLIVINPVIIDIWGKSVMEEGCLSIPGIYAEVERPLGVHLKYINIDGEEKDLKAEELLARVIFHEYDHLNGVLFWDRLDRETKRILIAQFRKNFYTREKKIKV
- the yajC gene encoding preprotein translocase subunit YajC: MIFSLISQTGKDTLNPFATFFIFLFPLIFMFVFMYLFFIRPQQKEEKERLKMINSLKKGDKVITLGGIIGTVVKVDDSEVMLRTGPGTLIKFEKNSIRKKIGEVKEVEKSS